From the Thermococcus guaymasensis DSM 11113 genome, one window contains:
- a CDS encoding cation:proton antiporter → MWGELSVAFDVIGYVFIIIAVARVLAEIAERLGYPGFLGEISAGLLLGVVLHDLPREELSLLAELGVFFLMMYAGLELTPEEVRLGGRKSFPIYVVTLVTMFFLTLPFTGYRIETDNFIVAAILAVASAPIVLRLTRFFGQEFLHVALSYAVISEVGALVILYLLINFELHHLSYLEIAFELVKDALFLGTVLGINYVLGIKHRVWIITRLRRLKSDEAVFGMVMILATSLALISEELGLHFSIGAFLVGLMLHSDLMGTKQFERVHTIISGVTYGIFAPIFFAWRGINFETEFSLEVVYFFVVIYLVRILLTTVLVWEKDLKVSLTRAAGIASFGVLGLLVGEVGYSYGVLSEHMYALASLASILGIFVSASIGLIISKIGGSEGGETH, encoded by the coding sequence ATGTGGGGGGAACTTTCCGTGGCCTTCGATGTCATAGGTTACGTCTTCATCATAATCGCCGTTGCTAGAGTGTTAGCCGAGATTGCAGAGCGCTTGGGATATCCCGGCTTTTTGGGTGAGATTTCCGCAGGTCTTCTCCTCGGTGTCGTTCTCCACGACCTCCCTAGGGAGGAACTCAGTCTCCTCGCTGAGCTTGGAGTCTTTTTCCTCATGATGTACGCGGGCCTTGAGCTCACTCCAGAAGAGGTTCGCCTGGGGGGCAGGAAGAGCTTCCCGATATACGTGGTTACTCTTGTGACGATGTTTTTCCTGACACTACCCTTTACCGGTTACCGGATTGAGACAGACAACTTCATAGTGGCCGCAATCCTTGCGGTAGCTTCGGCCCCAATAGTGCTCAGGCTCACGCGCTTCTTTGGGCAGGAGTTTCTCCACGTTGCACTTTCCTACGCCGTGATAAGTGAGGTTGGTGCCCTTGTTATTCTGTACCTTCTCATAAACTTCGAGCTCCACCACCTTAGCTACCTTGAGATAGCCTTTGAGCTCGTGAAAGACGCGCTCTTCTTGGGCACCGTCCTAGGAATAAACTACGTCCTTGGCATAAAACACCGGGTGTGGATTATCACCCGGCTCCGCAGGCTGAAGAGCGATGAGGCTGTCTTCGGCATGGTGATGATACTCGCGACCTCCCTGGCCCTGATAAGCGAGGAGCTTGGCCTCCACTTCAGCATCGGGGCTTTCCTCGTCGGGCTGATGCTCCACAGCGACCTTATGGGGACGAAGCAGTTTGAGAGGGTTCATACGATAATCTCAGGAGTTACGTACGGAATCTTCGCCCCGATATTCTTTGCCTGGAGGGGCATAAACTTTGAGACCGAGTTCTCCCTTGAGGTGGTCTACTTCTTCGTTGTAATATATCTCGTGAGAATCCTCCTTACGACTGTGCTCGTCTGGGAGAAAGACTTAAAGGTCTCCCTTACGAGGGCGGCAGGGATAGCGAGCTTTGGGGTGCTGGGCCTGCTCGTCGGTGAGGTCGGCTATTCCTACGGTGTCCTGAGCGAGCACATGTATGCACTGGCTTCCCTTGCCAGCATACTCGGCATATTCGTCTCTGCCAGCATCGGGCTAATAATAAGCAAAATCGGGGGTAGTGAAGGTGGAGAAACCCATTAG
- a CDS encoding ACT domain-containing protein → MRHYELIKVKEDGKLELPLELAYELGLVKGAYFLVEVDTDLKEAHLERVALPGKKLVEAELVVEDRPGVLAKVTGLLGKHGINILFSESEELVELGLSAIVTIVDVSGSRISLEELEKELMKVEEVKELKLREIE, encoded by the coding sequence ATGAGGCACTACGAGTTAATCAAGGTTAAGGAAGACGGAAAGCTGGAGCTTCCCCTTGAACTTGCGTATGAACTCGGACTCGTTAAGGGGGCGTATTTTCTCGTGGAAGTGGACACCGACCTCAAGGAGGCCCACCTTGAGCGCGTTGCACTTCCAGGAAAGAAGCTCGTAGAGGCGGAGCTCGTAGTGGAGGACAGACCGGGAGTCCTTGCCAAGGTCACCGGGCTCTTGGGGAAGCACGGAATAAACATACTATTCAGCGAGAGCGAAGAGCTTGTTGAACTCGGACTCTCTGCCATAGTCACCATAGTTGACGTCAGCGGGAGCAGGATATCGCTTGAAGAGCTTGAAAAGGAGCTTATGAAGGTTGAAGAAGTCAAAGAGCTAAAGCTCCGCGAGATAGAGTAG
- a CDS encoding proton-conducting transporter transmembrane domain-containing protein yields the protein MGLIVLLAALPLLFAFLTALTVPLRLEKLAKYPFLAGAVAPWAVFLFEKAGNEVVGGWPRIGGIEVSLDVYNTPLVLGELILFTAVAVYSLDYFREVKAFVLLLLLHAGLLGAFISRDLFNFYIFMEIASVSSFALVGSSGKRKAVRAAYKYLMLSLLASYFFVFSIGVIYLKTGYLNLELISESVMPSKEINVAIAIAFASLLLKAGIFPLHVWLPDAHSLAPTPVSALLSGAVVKAPAYGMILIFSALPVSEGLSETAMVLAVASIFFGVAMALLQKDAKRLLAYHTVSQMGYVLLGIASMNFVGAAYYAMAHSLFKGGLFLSVGSLGKKSRKLGEFGYKNAPLMALSVLMLSLAIGGVSPFIGSYAKGLISSGLAGAWKWAVLAGSVGTLVSFTKLNYYLTKGEAPALPLSWKFASFALALAAFVGGLVLGAVPKVTDVYLLLAGILLFLLFKMAGVFELTLEKEDVKPGEVNTGAMLFALFLLLLLYLAEL from the coding sequence ATGGGCTTGATAGTCCTCCTCGCCGCGCTGCCTCTCCTCTTTGCGTTCCTCACTGCCCTCACTGTCCCGCTGAGGCTTGAAAAACTGGCGAAGTATCCATTCCTCGCTGGGGCTGTAGCCCCATGGGCGGTTTTCCTCTTTGAGAAGGCCGGAAATGAGGTGGTCGGGGGCTGGCCTCGAATTGGGGGCATAGAGGTCTCACTAGACGTCTACAATACTCCACTGGTGCTCGGTGAGCTCATCCTCTTCACCGCGGTTGCCGTTTACTCGCTGGACTACTTCAGGGAAGTGAAGGCCTTCGTCCTGCTCCTACTCCTCCATGCCGGTCTACTTGGGGCCTTCATAAGCAGAGACCTCTTTAACTTCTATATCTTCATGGAAATCGCCTCTGTTTCCTCATTTGCCCTCGTCGGGTCGTCCGGCAAGAGGAAAGCAGTCAGGGCGGCTTACAAATACCTGATGCTCTCTCTGCTTGCTTCCTACTTCTTCGTCTTCTCGATTGGGGTAATCTACCTCAAGACGGGCTATCTAAACCTTGAACTCATCTCGGAGAGCGTGATGCCCTCGAAAGAGATAAACGTCGCCATCGCGATAGCCTTCGCCTCCCTCCTCCTGAAAGCGGGTATCTTTCCCCTCCACGTCTGGCTGCCGGACGCCCACTCCCTCGCGCCGACCCCCGTCAGTGCCCTTTTGAGCGGTGCTGTCGTCAAAGCGCCAGCCTACGGGATGATACTCATATTCTCGGCCCTTCCCGTCAGCGAGGGCCTTAGTGAAACGGCCATGGTTCTGGCAGTTGCCTCCATATTTTTCGGCGTCGCCATGGCGCTCCTCCAGAAGGACGCTAAGAGGCTGCTCGCATATCACACGGTTTCCCAGATGGGTTACGTCCTCCTCGGAATAGCGAGCATGAACTTTGTGGGGGCAGCCTACTACGCCATGGCCCACTCCCTCTTCAAGGGGGGTCTCTTTTTGAGCGTCGGAAGCCTCGGAAAGAAGTCGAGGAAGCTGGGCGAATTTGGGTATAAAAACGCCCCTCTCATGGCGCTCTCCGTGCTGATGCTCAGTCTGGCAATAGGGGGGGTTTCGCCCTTCATAGGCTCATACGCCAAGGGGCTTATCTCCTCCGGCCTCGCAGGGGCATGGAAGTGGGCAGTCCTGGCCGGAAGCGTCGGGACTCTGGTCTCGTTTACGAAGCTCAACTACTACCTGACGAAGGGGGAAGCCCCTGCCCTTCCGCTCTCGTGGAAGTTTGCCTCGTTTGCCCTGGCGCTGGCCGCTTTTGTTGGCGGCCTCGTCCTGGGCGCAGTCCCAAAGGTGACAGACGTTTACCTGCTCCTGGCGGGCATTTTACTGTTCCTGCTGTTCAAAATGGCCGGTGTCTTTGAGTTGACACTGGAAAAAGAGGACGTGAAGCCCGGCGAGGTCAACACAGGGGCAATGCTCTTCGCGCTCTTTTTGCTCCTGCTACTCTATCTCGCGGAGCTTTAG
- a CDS encoding cation:proton antiporter subunit C, translated as MINAETAGIIVMLIGLYGLISKEKPLKQVLSINVLSIGLVLFFVGAGYIEGGDFPIMPSNPVDPLPATLMLTTLVVDVAITALALAMILRNGGEWA; from the coding sequence GTGATTAACGCCGAAACCGCTGGAATAATCGTGATGCTCATAGGCCTCTACGGGCTGATTTCAAAGGAAAAACCTCTCAAGCAGGTGCTCTCAATCAACGTGCTCTCCATCGGGTTAGTGCTCTTCTTCGTCGGGGCCGGCTACATTGAGGGCGGGGACTTCCCAATAATGCCCTCGAATCCCGTTGACCCACTCCCGGCCACGCTGATGCTGACGACGCTCGTCGTTGACGTCGCGATAACCGCCCTGGCCCTGGCAATGATACTGCGCAACGGGGGTGAATGGGCTTGA
- a CDS encoding Na(+)/H(+) antiporter subunit B, which yields MKMSLVVRTTTKLIAPFLVTYGAYLTIYGYESPGGGFQAGVLFAVSVILLMTAYGYRRTKKHFPLRTVQLVESASALWVVGIALIGLAFGAFFLNFLRLYIPGGTVMTFNIGVALKVGTSFVLVFYVLSRWVDRD from the coding sequence ATGAAGATGAGCCTCGTGGTCAGAACCACCACAAAGCTCATCGCCCCGTTCCTCGTCACTTATGGGGCCTACCTGACGATATACGGCTACGAGAGCCCCGGCGGCGGCTTTCAGGCGGGTGTCCTCTTCGCCGTCAGCGTCATACTTCTCATGACCGCCTATGGATACCGGAGGACGAAGAAGCACTTTCCGCTCCGAACTGTCCAGCTCGTGGAGTCAGCTTCCGCACTCTGGGTGGTGGGTATCGCTTTGATAGGGCTGGCCTTTGGGGCGTTCTTCCTGAACTTTCTCCGCCTATATATCCCAGGGGGCACTGTAATGACGTTCAACATAGGCGTCGCCCTGAAGGTGGGCACGTCCTTCGTCCTCGTATTCTACGTCCTGTCGAGGTGGGTTGACCGTGATTAA
- the mbhE gene encoding hydrogen gas-evolving membrane-bound hydrogenase subunit E → MKRLLALLLSGGLLVELLSLDYTKAVGSYAYYVAHWKEVGIPNLVTAILADWRAYDSLGEATLLFAAVTGFYLLLGRRKI, encoded by the coding sequence GTGAAGCGCCTCCTTGCCCTGCTCCTCAGCGGGGGTCTCCTGGTCGAGCTCCTGAGCCTCGACTACACCAAGGCCGTGGGGAGCTACGCCTACTACGTGGCCCACTGGAAGGAAGTGGGGATTCCCAACCTGGTTACGGCAATCCTCGCCGACTGGAGGGCCTACGACAGCCTCGGCGAGGCGACGCTCCTCTTCGCGGCGGTGACCGGTTTCTACCTGCTCCTGGGGAGGCGGAAAATATGA
- a CDS encoding hydrogenase subunit MbhD domain-containing protein, which yields MPGIIHEVLLMAIILLAISVVEAERLISAVLRYGLLGLVFTVVLIQLRAPDVALSAVVVGAIVTGLFLYTIREVGE from the coding sequence ATGCCTGGGATAATCCATGAAGTGCTCCTCATGGCGATAATACTCCTCGCCATTTCAGTGGTGGAAGCTGAGAGGCTCATCTCGGCCGTCCTCCGCTACGGCCTGCTCGGGTTAGTCTTCACGGTGGTGCTCATCCAGCTCAGGGCCCCCGATGTTGCGCTCTCGGCGGTCGTCGTCGGGGCGATAGTGACGGGCCTTTTCCTCTACACTATAAGGGAGGTGGGGGAGTGA